A window from Citrus sinensis cultivar Valencia sweet orange chromosome 3, DVS_A1.0, whole genome shotgun sequence encodes these proteins:
- the LOC102626895 gene encoding exopolygalacturonase clone GBGE184, protein MARQERFVVKAVLLLGLTFLSSVVQGAEPNYSLYFDVTKFGAEANGDKNNAQAFTETWAKACGSGAPAKVLIPSGTFLTGPVVFSGPCKSAITVEVRGIVKATTDLKEYADGDWILFENIDGLLLTGGGTFDGQGAASWKLKDSNPQHSATKCDLLPISIKFNHVNNSVVTGINSLNSKGFHILLVFCQNFTASNLNITAPDESPNTDGIHLSLSSFVNITNSKIGTGDDCVSIGHGSTDISVSRITCGPGHGISVGSLGNKPDEMDVNGITVFNCTLINTTNGLRIKTKRGSASLKASRIFYDNIIMDKVKNPIIIDQNYGAKKNEPSRVKITDVHYKNIKGTSITNVGVNLNCSSVVPCDGVELVGVDLAFDVGSAKKAEANLPFSSSCANAEAKFEGKISPPPC, encoded by the exons ATGGCAAGACAAGAGAGATTTGTTGTCAAGGCTGTTCTTCTCCTAGGATTAACTTTTCTCTCTTCTGTGGTGCAAGGGGCAGAACCCAACTATAGCTTATATTTTGATGTTACAAAATTTGGTGCTGAGGCAAATGGCGACAAAAATAATGCACag GCATTTACTGAGACTTGGGCAAAGGCATGCGGATCTGGTGCTCCAGCAAAGGTTCTTATACCCTCAGGAACATTTCTGACAGGGCCAGTAGTTTTTTCAGGGCCATGCAAAAGCGCTATAACTGTTGAAGTTCGGGGCATTGTAAAAGCCACAACTGACCTCAAGGAATACGCTGATGGAGACTGGATCCTGTTTGAAAACATAGATGGTTTGCTTCTCACTGGTGGAGGTACTTTTGATGGCCAAGGTGCCGCTTCATGGAAATTAAAAGACTCTAATCCCCAGCACTCTGCTACTAAGTGTGACCTTCTCCcaatttcaatcaaattcaaccaTGTGAACAATTCCGTTGTTACTGGGATCAATTCCCTCAACAGCAAAGGCTTCCACATCCTCCTCGTCTTCTGCCAAAACTTCACGGCCAGTAACCTCAACATCACTGCTCCGGATGAAAGCCCTAACACTGACGGTATCCATTTAAGCTTGTCCAGTTTTGTTAACATCACCAACAGCAAGATTGGAACCGGCGATGATTGTGTTTCCATTGGACATGGTTCCACGGATATTTCCGTCTCCCGAATCACTTGTGGTCCTGGACATGGCATCAG CGTTGGCAGCCTTGGAAACAAACCGGACGAGATGGATGTGAATGGGATCACTGTGTTCAATTGTACACTAATTAACACCACAAATGGCCTGAGAATTAAGACAAAGCGGGGATCAGCTTCTCTTAAAGCTTCTCGCATCTTTTATGACAATATTATCATGGACAAGGTTAAGAATCCCATTATCATAGACCAAAACTATGGTGCCAAAAAGAATGAG CCATCGCGCGTGAAGATCACCGATGTTCATTACAAGAACATTAAGGGAACCTCAATTACAAATGTAGGTGTTAATCTAAATTGCAGTTCAGTGGTTCCTTGTGATGGTGTTGAATTGGTTGGCGTGGATTTGGCCTTTGACGTCGGCTCCGCCAAGAAAGCTGAAGCTAATTTGCCGTTCTCATCTTCATGTGCAAACGCTGAAGCCAAGTTTGAGGGCAAGATCAGCCCACCACCCTGCTAG